One Streptosporangium sp. NBC_01495 DNA window includes the following coding sequences:
- a CDS encoding cellulose binding domain-containing protein: protein MQARIRTAMIVGMVMTVLAAVGVPVAFAPPAHATQVITDIAYAPAQPAGSRGHLLDLHLPSTGITPRPLLIWHTGSAWTSDDGKAGTDAIASIFNPLGFAVAGVSVRSSAQAIFPAQVHDIKAAIRWLRANAATYQLDPNRFAIMGDSSGGWLTEMATLSGGVAAMEGTVGTTGVSSAVQTGIAFYSPTDFLQMNAQNLPTGGLDHNSPASPESLLVGCPIQTCPATVAQANPMTYADANDPPLMFLHGQADFLVPHGQSVLLYNRIKAQCGDATFVSVPAADHMMPQIMDPAQYGMQTVRTTTDCAETVGTGTLNPTWANFATFLRGGLKLGTSCEVTYATGVWDGAFNGSVTIRNTGTTPIDGWTLTWPWSGNQQITTAWNATVTQVGAQVTVRDAGHNSYIGPGSSRSLGFAATATGTNGIPAQFKLNNTVCTRVPA, encoded by the coding sequence ATGCAAGCTCGAATCCGCACGGCCATGATTGTCGGCATGGTGATGACCGTGCTGGCCGCCGTCGGTGTGCCAGTGGCCTTCGCGCCACCGGCTCACGCCACGCAGGTGATCACTGACATCGCTTACGCTCCCGCACAACCGGCCGGTAGCAGGGGGCATCTACTGGACCTCCACCTGCCGTCCACCGGCATCACGCCCCGGCCGCTGCTGATCTGGCACACCGGCTCGGCGTGGACGAGTGACGACGGCAAGGCCGGCACGGACGCGATCGCGAGCATCTTCAATCCTCTGGGCTTCGCCGTGGCCGGCGTCAGCGTCCGGTCCAGCGCCCAGGCGATTTTCCCGGCCCAGGTGCACGACATCAAGGCGGCCATCCGCTGGCTGCGCGCGAACGCCGCCACGTACCAGCTCGACCCCAACCGCTTCGCGATCATGGGAGACTCCTCGGGCGGCTGGCTGACGGAGATGGCCACCCTGTCCGGCGGCGTGGCGGCGATGGAGGGCACCGTCGGCACGACCGGCGTCTCCAGCGCCGTGCAGACAGGAATCGCCTTCTACAGCCCGACCGACTTCCTGCAGATGAACGCGCAGAACCTGCCGACCGGCGGGCTTGACCACAACTCTCCCGCCTCCCCGGAATCCCTCCTGGTCGGCTGCCCGATCCAGACCTGCCCGGCCACGGTGGCCCAGGCCAATCCGATGACCTACGCCGACGCCAACGACCCGCCGCTGATGTTCCTGCACGGCCAGGCCGACTTCCTCGTGCCGCACGGGCAGAGCGTCCTGCTCTACAACAGGATCAAGGCCCAGTGCGGCGACGCCACGTTCGTCTCGGTGCCCGCAGCGGACCACATGATGCCCCAGATCATGGACCCCGCCCAGTACGGCATGCAGACCGTCCGCACCACCACCGACTGCGCCGAGACCGTCGGCACCGGCACGTTGAACCCCACCTGGGCCAACTTTGCGACCTTCCTGCGCGGCGGGCTCAAGCTGGGCACCTCCTGCGAGGTCACCTACGCCACCGGCGTCTGGGACGGCGCCTTCAACGGCAGCGTGACCATCAGGAACACCGGTACGACCCCCATCGACGGCTGGACCCTGACGTGGCCCTGGTCGGGCAACCAGCAGATCACGACCGCCTGGAACGCCACGGTGACCCAGGTCGGCGCTCAGGTGACCGTCCGCGACGCCGGCCATAACTCCTACATCGGCCCCGGCTCCAGTCGGAGCCTCGGCTTCGCGGCGACCGCAACCGGGACGAACGGTATTCCGGCCCAGTTCAAGCTCAATAACACCGTCTGCACGAGAGTGCCCGCCTGA
- a CDS encoding ketoacyl-ACP synthase III family protein, with product MPDSVSVEQAVREGWYPAEEVERFQQIGAAVAGDMPAPEMARLAVLDAYDRWGESSPRDLDLLLYPSVWHQGPNGWQPQHYLQMHLLGGSVPAFEIRSGCVGMISSLELAASYLQADAGRETAMVVSSDNHGTPLVDRWRMTPGALIGDAAAALVLGKGYGMAELLSVNATVIPEADAVNDGAYPLFPPDATVGRGLSFGDRHEEFRRRLLKAQGTGIHLTIQKTMMQQVEQTLDEAGIGFADITRVALPHGRREDLDGQMSWLGIDEDQTTWDYGRRVGHCGAVDQFIAFEHLIATGGLVAGDHLLMVGFGSGTSVAAAAFRVLATSPVTSEARA from the coding sequence GTGCCTGACAGTGTGAGCGTCGAGCAGGCGGTTCGTGAGGGCTGGTACCCGGCCGAGGAGGTCGAGAGGTTCCAGCAGATCGGCGCGGCGGTGGCCGGCGACATGCCCGCGCCCGAGATGGCGCGGCTCGCGGTCCTGGACGCGTACGACCGCTGGGGCGAGTCCTCCCCGCGCGATCTCGACCTTCTGCTCTACCCGTCGGTCTGGCACCAGGGCCCGAACGGCTGGCAGCCCCAGCACTACCTGCAGATGCACCTTCTCGGCGGGAGCGTGCCGGCGTTCGAGATCCGGAGCGGCTGCGTAGGGATGATCAGCTCGCTCGAGCTGGCGGCGAGCTATCTGCAGGCCGACGCGGGCCGCGAGACGGCCATGGTCGTCTCCTCGGACAACCACGGCACCCCGCTGGTGGACCGCTGGCGGATGACCCCCGGGGCGCTGATCGGCGACGCCGCGGCCGCGCTCGTCCTCGGCAAGGGGTACGGCATGGCCGAGCTCCTGTCGGTGAACGCGACGGTGATCCCGGAGGCCGACGCGGTCAACGACGGCGCCTACCCCCTGTTCCCCCCGGACGCCACCGTCGGCAGAGGGCTGAGCTTCGGAGACCGGCACGAGGAATTCCGCCGGCGGCTGCTCAAGGCGCAGGGAACCGGGATCCACCTGACGATCCAGAAAACGATGATGCAGCAGGTCGAGCAGACCCTGGACGAGGCCGGGATCGGGTTCGCCGACATCACGCGGGTGGCGTTGCCGCACGGCCGCCGCGAGGACCTGGACGGGCAGATGTCCTGGCTGGGCATCGACGAGGATCAGACGACCTGGGACTACGGGAGGCGCGTTGGCCACTGCGGCGCGGTGGACCAGTTCATCGCCTTCGAGCATCTGATCGCGACCGGCGGGCTCGTGGCCGGCGATCACCTGCTCATGGTCGGGTTCGGCTCAGGAACCTCCGTCGCCGCGGCGGCGTTCAGGGTCCTCGCCACCTCTCCCGTCACGAGCGAGGCACGCGCATGA
- a CDS encoding acyl carrier protein, which yields MTELTHTRTTELTQRLVDFIQENLVLESDDVKVDETTPLLVSGLLDSLRTARLLNFLRRDVGVPIPAAKLDPENFRDVVTIVAMVRELESV from the coding sequence ATGACCGAGCTCACGCACACGCGCACGACCGAGCTCACGCAGAGGCTGGTCGACTTCATCCAGGAGAACCTCGTCCTGGAGAGCGACGACGTCAAGGTCGACGAGACGACCCCGCTCCTGGTGTCGGGTCTCCTGGACTCCCTGCGGACGGCGCGGCTGCTCAACTTCCTCCGGAGGGACGTCGGCGTCCCGATCCCCGCCGCGAAGCTCGACCCCGAGAACTTCCGGGACGTCGTGACCATCGTGGCGATGGTCAGAGAACTCGAATCCGTTTAG
- a CDS encoding ketoacyl-ACP synthase III family protein, whose amino-acid sequence MQLANTYISGVGAFLPRTVVSVEKAVAKGWYPAEEVELHNLAGAAVAGDVPAPEMALHAARSALKRSGRAPDDLDLLLYASTWHQGPDGWPPHSYLQRHLVGGDVLATEIRQGCNGMFIALELAAGHLDAAPGRQAALLVAADNYGTPLMDRWRMGPGYVGGDAASALVLTRETGFARLMSVCTTTVTEAEELHRGSEPLFPPGVTVGRRMSFAARNEQFRQQVMPKGEATAALFKIQRAMVEVVERALTESGIEADALTRVAFMNYSEEIVEQRCMAMLDLPMSRSTWDYGRTIGHCGASDQVLSLDHLLMTGQLGPGDHMLMLGTGPGVTVSSAVIKIIENPQWA is encoded by the coding sequence ATGCAGTTGGCGAACACGTACATCAGCGGGGTGGGAGCCTTCCTCCCCCGGACCGTCGTCAGCGTCGAGAAAGCCGTCGCCAAGGGCTGGTACCCGGCCGAGGAGGTCGAGCTGCACAACCTGGCCGGGGCGGCGGTGGCCGGTGACGTACCGGCTCCGGAGATGGCCCTGCACGCGGCGCGGAGCGCGCTCAAGCGCAGCGGGCGGGCGCCGGACGACCTGGATCTCCTCCTGTACGCCTCGACGTGGCACCAGGGGCCGGACGGCTGGCCCCCGCACTCCTACCTGCAGCGTCATCTCGTCGGCGGGGACGTCCTGGCCACCGAGATCCGGCAGGGCTGCAACGGGATGTTCATCGCGCTGGAACTCGCGGCCGGCCACCTGGACGCCGCTCCCGGCCGGCAGGCCGCCCTGCTGGTCGCCGCCGACAATTACGGCACCCCGCTGATGGACCGGTGGCGGATGGGCCCCGGCTACGTCGGCGGGGACGCCGCCAGTGCGCTCGTGCTCACCAGGGAGACGGGTTTCGCGCGCCTGATGTCGGTCTGCACGACGACGGTGACCGAGGCCGAGGAACTGCACCGGGGCAGCGAACCCCTGTTCCCCCCGGGCGTCACGGTCGGGCGCCGGATGAGCTTCGCGGCCAGGAACGAGCAGTTCCGGCAGCAGGTCATGCCCAAGGGCGAGGCCACCGCGGCGCTGTTCAAGATCCAGCGGGCGATGGTGGAGGTCGTCGAGCGCGCGCTGACCGAGAGCGGGATCGAGGCCGACGCTCTCACCCGGGTGGCGTTCATGAACTACTCCGAAGAGATCGTCGAACAGCGGTGCATGGCCATGCTCGACCTGCCCATGTCCCGCTCGACCTGGGACTACGGCCGCACCATCGGCCACTGCGGGGCCAGCGACCAGGTCCTTTCCCTCGACCACCTGCTCATGACCGGGCAGCTGGGTCCCGGCGACCACATGCTGATGCTCGGCACCGGGCCGGGAGTGACCGTCTCCAGCGCCGTGATCAAGATCATCGAAAATCCTCAGTGGGCCTGA
- a CDS encoding type I polyketide synthase: protein MEPVAVVGIGCRLPGDVRSPDEFWDLLRAGRNTTRPLPAERWRPYENRSPEHAAALRDAVRHGSFLSDIEGFDAEFFGLSPREAELMDPQQRILMETAWEALENAGLPPHELAGTDAGVFMGVCTADYGGRLLEDLPQIEAWTGIGAATCAVANRISYSLDLRGPSMAIDTACSASLVALHLAAQSLRLGENDVALAGGVNLLVTPGQTLTLGTAGALAPDGRSKSFDASADGYGRGEGCGVVVLKRLSDAQRDGDRILALVIGSAVNQDGHTNGIMAPCGEAQERVMVRACRQAGVAPSTVDYIEAHGTGTRLGDPLEAGALSSVYGTGRPSGDPCLIGSVKSNIGHLEGAAGITGVIKAVLALHRGEIPPSVLDTLNPAISWETSGLRVVTEQSAWPERDHPRRAGVSSFGYGGTVAHIVLEQAPPAQEAPRGEGTGERLFPLSAASEQALRQYAGKLADHLGKGLDLASAGHTLALRRTHLARRAVVVGADADELAANLRRLAEDVPAEAVLTGDVLPELGPGPLWVFSGQGCQWRGMGRELLAVPEFASLVDEVEPIFVEEIGFSPRQVLADGDLDTIDRVQTMIFVMQLGLARLWNAYGVAPKAVIGHSVGEIAAAVTAGAMTVADGARLICRRSRLLRQAEGKGAMVMVDLSFEEAAERLAGRTDLVAAISSAPGSTVLSGDVAAVEEVVNEWPVEGIVVRRVASDVAFHSPHMDSLAVELAAATADLSFGAPRIPMYTTALADPRSTPVLDGAYWAANLRDPVRLVAATTAAAQDGYRVFLEISPHPVVAHSVTETLSENGFEDVFVGTSLRRNQPEPLTFLIALGTAHCHGVDVDWSRLQPSGGLADLPPYAWQHRRHWREAYIGDDNRGHDVHSHTLLGAGNSLAGSRTRVWRTSVEDVNRPYPGSHTLNGVEIVPAAVLVNTFLHAVEDEDVTLTDVEMTHPLMTAQRRQVQVVHEPPAVRLAARTPAGPDEPEPAWLVHVTADVAAPGQVKPDVLPDAGALAPIDPGFVHKRLAAVGVPSTGFDWTIETLLGGDGVLRATVRTEEPGSWAPALDAAMSVAPCVFPGDPVLRMVVHIDEVVLTGTPPSTVIINAAVDPAAEDTVRVLLADVDGRGVGHLAGLRYPVIDAPVPAEEDLGGPAESFAGLAPEDLRERVLPEIRAEIAAVMRLAPEDLATRRPLVEQGLDSVMTVMVRRRLEKRFGRRLPATLLWQQPTISAIANHLVELLATPRPDVAAETVPEGIPAIGG, encoded by the coding sequence GTGGAACCAGTGGCGGTGGTCGGGATCGGATGTCGCCTTCCCGGCGACGTCCGCTCACCGGACGAGTTCTGGGACCTGCTGCGCGCCGGCCGGAACACGACCCGGCCGCTGCCCGCCGAACGCTGGCGCCCGTACGAGAACCGGAGCCCCGAACACGCCGCCGCACTGCGTGACGCCGTGCGTCACGGCAGCTTCCTGAGCGACATCGAGGGCTTCGACGCGGAGTTCTTCGGCCTGTCGCCCCGCGAGGCCGAGCTGATGGACCCGCAGCAGCGGATCCTGATGGAGACCGCGTGGGAGGCCCTGGAGAACGCCGGCCTGCCGCCGCACGAGCTGGCCGGCACCGACGCCGGGGTGTTCATGGGGGTCTGCACCGCGGACTACGGAGGCCGCCTCCTGGAGGACCTGCCCCAGATCGAGGCGTGGACCGGGATCGGCGCCGCGACCTGCGCCGTCGCCAATCGCATCTCCTACTCCCTGGACCTGCGCGGACCCAGCATGGCGATCGACACCGCCTGCTCGGCGTCGCTGGTCGCGCTGCACCTGGCCGCGCAGAGCCTGCGGCTCGGCGAGAACGACGTCGCCCTCGCCGGCGGCGTCAACCTGCTGGTCACCCCGGGCCAGACCCTCACGCTCGGTACGGCCGGAGCACTCGCCCCCGACGGGCGGTCCAAGTCGTTCGACGCGTCGGCCGACGGCTACGGACGCGGCGAGGGCTGCGGCGTGGTCGTGCTCAAGCGGCTGTCCGACGCGCAGCGCGACGGTGACCGGATCCTCGCGCTCGTCATCGGCAGCGCCGTGAACCAGGACGGGCACACCAACGGCATCATGGCGCCGTGCGGGGAGGCCCAGGAACGCGTGATGGTCCGGGCCTGCCGGCAGGCGGGCGTCGCGCCGTCCACCGTCGACTACATCGAGGCGCACGGCACCGGGACCCGGCTCGGTGACCCGCTCGAGGCGGGGGCGCTCTCCTCCGTGTACGGCACGGGGCGGCCCTCCGGCGACCCGTGCCTCATCGGCTCGGTCAAGTCCAACATCGGTCACCTCGAAGGCGCCGCCGGCATCACCGGCGTCATCAAGGCGGTGCTCGCCCTCCACCGCGGTGAGATCCCCCCGAGCGTGCTGGACACCCTGAACCCGGCCATCTCATGGGAGACCTCGGGCCTGCGCGTGGTGACCGAACAATCGGCCTGGCCGGAGCGCGACCACCCCCGCCGGGCGGGCGTCTCCAGCTTCGGGTACGGCGGCACGGTCGCGCACATCGTGCTCGAGCAGGCTCCTCCGGCCCAGGAAGCGCCCCGGGGCGAGGGGACGGGGGAGCGGCTGTTCCCGCTGTCGGCCGCGTCGGAGCAGGCTCTGCGGCAGTACGCGGGCAAGCTCGCCGACCACCTCGGGAAGGGGCTCGACCTGGCGTCGGCGGGGCACACGCTGGCGCTCCGGCGCACCCATCTGGCCCGTCGCGCCGTCGTGGTCGGGGCGGACGCGGACGAGCTGGCGGCCAACCTGCGCAGGCTCGCGGAGGACGTGCCGGCCGAGGCCGTCCTCACCGGTGACGTGCTGCCCGAGCTCGGCCCCGGGCCGCTCTGGGTCTTCTCCGGGCAGGGCTGCCAGTGGCGCGGGATGGGGCGGGAGCTGCTCGCCGTGCCGGAGTTCGCGTCCCTGGTCGACGAGGTGGAGCCGATCTTCGTCGAGGAGATCGGCTTCTCTCCCCGGCAGGTCCTGGCCGACGGCGATCTCGACACCATCGACCGCGTGCAAACCATGATCTTCGTGATGCAGCTGGGCCTCGCCAGGCTCTGGAACGCGTACGGGGTCGCTCCGAAGGCCGTCATCGGCCACTCCGTCGGCGAGATCGCGGCGGCGGTGACGGCCGGCGCGATGACCGTCGCCGACGGCGCCCGCCTGATCTGCCGCCGTTCCCGGCTGCTGCGCCAGGCCGAGGGCAAGGGGGCCATGGTGATGGTCGACCTGTCCTTCGAGGAGGCGGCGGAGAGGCTGGCCGGCCGTACCGACCTGGTGGCCGCGATCTCGTCGGCACCCGGCTCCACCGTGCTGTCCGGCGACGTCGCCGCGGTCGAGGAGGTGGTGAACGAGTGGCCGGTCGAGGGCATCGTGGTGCGGCGGGTGGCGTCGGATGTCGCCTTCCACAGCCCGCACATGGATTCCCTGGCCGTCGAACTGGCCGCCGCCACCGCCGATCTCTCGTTCGGGGCGCCTCGCATCCCCATGTACACGACCGCGCTGGCGGACCCCCGGTCGACGCCCGTCCTGGACGGCGCGTACTGGGCGGCGAACCTTCGGGACCCCGTGCGGCTGGTCGCGGCGACGACGGCCGCGGCGCAGGACGGCTACCGGGTGTTCCTGGAGATCTCCCCCCACCCCGTGGTCGCGCACTCGGTGACCGAGACGCTCTCGGAGAACGGGTTCGAGGACGTGTTCGTCGGCACGTCACTGCGCCGGAACCAGCCGGAGCCGCTGACCTTCCTCATCGCGCTGGGCACGGCGCACTGTCACGGCGTCGACGTGGACTGGAGCCGGCTGCAGCCGTCCGGCGGCCTGGCCGATCTGCCGCCGTACGCCTGGCAGCACCGCCGTCACTGGCGCGAGGCGTACATCGGGGACGACAACCGAGGGCACGACGTGCACTCCCACACCCTGCTCGGAGCCGGGAACAGCCTCGCGGGCAGCCGGACCCGGGTGTGGCGGACCAGCGTGGAGGACGTCAACCGGCCCTACCCGGGCAGCCACACGCTCAACGGGGTCGAGATCGTGCCCGCCGCCGTGCTGGTCAACACGTTCCTGCACGCGGTCGAGGACGAGGACGTCACGCTCACCGACGTGGAGATGACGCATCCGCTGATGACCGCGCAACGCAGGCAGGTCCAGGTCGTGCACGAGCCTCCGGCGGTACGGCTCGCGGCCCGTACGCCGGCCGGCCCCGACGAGCCCGAACCCGCCTGGCTGGTGCACGTCACCGCGGACGTGGCCGCTCCGGGCCAGGTGAAACCGGACGTGCTGCCGGACGCCGGCGCCCTCGCCCCGATCGATCCCGGGTTCGTGCACAAGCGGCTGGCCGCCGTGGGCGTGCCCTCGACGGGCTTCGACTGGACGATCGAGACGCTGCTGGGCGGAGACGGCGTACTGCGGGCCACGGTCCGCACCGAGGAGCCGGGGAGCTGGGCGCCGGCGCTGGACGCGGCGATGTCCGTGGCGCCCTGCGTGTTCCCCGGCGATCCGGTGCTGCGCATGGTCGTGCACATCGACGAGGTGGTGCTGACCGGCACGCCACCCTCGACGGTGATCATCAACGCGGCGGTGGACCCGGCCGCCGAAGACACCGTCCGGGTGCTCCTGGCCGACGTGGACGGCCGGGGGGTGGGACACCTCGCGGGACTCCGCTATCCGGTGATCGACGCGCCCGTCCCGGCCGAGGAGGATCTCGGGGGGCCCGCGGAGTCGTTCGCCGGTCTGGCGCCCGAGGACCTGCGCGAGCGCGTCCTGCCCGAGATCCGCGCGGAGATCGCGGCCGTGATGAGGCTGGCCCCCGAGGACCTGGCGACCCGGCGTCCCCTTGTCGAGCAGGGGCTGGACTCGGTGATGACCGTCATGGTCCGGCGGCGCCTGGAGAAGCGCTTCGGCCGCCGTCTCCCCGCGACCCTGCTGTGGCAGCAGCCCACCATCTCCGCGATCGCGAACCACCTGGTGGAGCTTCTCGCGACCCCGAGACCGGACGTGGCGGCGGAGACCGTTCCCGAGGGCATCCCCGCGATCGGGGGCTGA
- a CDS encoding TetR/AcrR family transcriptional regulator, whose protein sequence is MSRPSSKDRLLDAAAEVLLSEGAESLTLEAVAQRAGVSKGGLFYHFPTKQALVIAMVERLTKAFDDALAQAGNGPGDFLRAYVQATIPERHTTTAPADRVTAALLAGVLVYPAGLEPLRERFAAWQARLTEDGIDPAAATAVRLAVDGWWAVRLLGLSEPGPELHERTRHYLMEAIDRAARH, encoded by the coding sequence ATGTCAAGACCGAGTTCGAAGGATCGGCTGCTCGACGCCGCCGCTGAGGTTCTGCTCTCCGAAGGGGCTGAGTCGCTCACACTTGAGGCCGTCGCCCAGCGGGCAGGCGTTTCCAAAGGTGGCCTGTTCTACCATTTCCCCACCAAGCAGGCGTTGGTCATCGCCATGGTCGAGCGGCTGACGAAGGCCTTCGACGACGCGCTGGCCCAGGCGGGCAACGGGCCGGGTGACTTCCTGCGTGCCTATGTCCAGGCCACGATCCCCGAACGCCACACCACGACCGCTCCCGCCGACCGCGTCACCGCGGCACTTCTGGCAGGCGTGCTGGTCTATCCGGCCGGATTGGAGCCGCTCCGCGAGCGGTTCGCGGCCTGGCAGGCCCGGCTCACCGAAGACGGCATCGACCCGGCCGCCGCGACGGCCGTACGACTGGCCGTCGACGGCTGGTGGGCCGTCAGGCTGCTCGGACTGAGCGAACCGGGGCCGGAACTGCACGAGCGGACTCGCCACTATCTCATGGAGGCGATCGACCGTGCTGCGCGTCACTAA
- a CDS encoding DUF5360 family protein, with translation MLRVTKALMLVTDLSFVVYFTVIGLGLIPPELAFADYANPLMVDWNWSFLWIDLLASVTGLTSLHLLRRGSPSGPSLMLVSLVLTMASGLMAIAFWTLRGDFSLAWWIPNLYLMFFPVPGIIRLTAHTRDRQEL, from the coding sequence GTGCTGCGCGTCACTAAGGCGTTGATGCTGGTGACCGACCTCAGCTTCGTGGTCTACTTCACCGTCATCGGCCTGGGCCTGATCCCCCCGGAGTTGGCGTTCGCCGACTACGCCAACCCGTTGATGGTCGACTGGAACTGGTCTTTTCTCTGGATCGACCTGCTGGCCAGTGTCACCGGCCTGACCAGCCTCCACCTTCTGCGCCGTGGCTCGCCGAGCGGCCCGTCGCTGATGCTGGTCTCCCTTGTGCTGACGATGGCCTCCGGGCTCATGGCGATCGCGTTCTGGACCCTGCGCGGAGACTTCTCCCTGGCCTGGTGGATACCGAACCTTTATCTCATGTTCTTCCCCGTCCCGGGGATCATCCGTCTCACGGCTCACACGAGGGATCGGCAGGAGCTGTGA